From Lagenorhynchus albirostris chromosome 10, mLagAlb1.1, whole genome shotgun sequence, the proteins below share one genomic window:
- the LOC132528018 gene encoding U2 small nuclear ribonucleoprotein A'-like: MVKLTAELIEQAAQYTNTVRDRELDLRGYKIPVIENLGATLDQFDAIDFSDNEIRKLDGFPLLRRLKTLLVNNNRICRIGEGLDQALPCLTELILTNNSLVELGDLDPLASLKSLTYLSILRNPVTNKKHYRLYVIYKVPQVRVLDFQKVKLKERQEAEKMFKGKRGAQLAKDIARRSKTFNPGAGLPTDKKKGGPSPGDVEAIKNAIANASTLAEVERLKGLLQSGQIPGRERRSGPTDDGEEEMEEDTVTNGS, encoded by the coding sequence ATGGTGAAACTGACGGCGGAGCTGATAGAGCAGGCGGCGCAGTACACCAACACCGTGCGGGACCGCGAGCTGGACCTGCGGGGGTATAAAATTCCTGTCATTGAAAATCTAGGCGCTACCTTAGACCAGTTTGATGCCATTGATTTTTCTGACAATGAAATCAGGAAACTGGATGGTTTTCCTTTGTTGAGAAGACTGAAAACATTATTAGTGAACAACAACAGAATATGCCGTATAGGTGAGGGACTTGATCAGGCTCTGCCCTGTCTGACAGAACTCATTCTCACCAACAACAGTCTTGTGGAATTGGGTGATCTGGACCCTTTGGCATCTCTCAAATCATTGACTTATTTAAGTATTCTAAGGAATCCTGTAACAAATAAGAAGCATTACAGACTATATGTGATTTATAAAGTTCCACAAGTCAGAGTACTGGATTTCCAGAAGGTGAAACTAAAAGAGCGTCAGGAAGCAGAGAAAATGTTCAAGGGCAAACGGGGTGCACAACTTGCAAAGGATATTGCCAGGAGAAGCAAAACTTTCAATCCAGGTGCTGGTTTGCCAACTGACAAAAAGAAAGGTGGGCCATCTCCAGGGGATGTGGAAGCAATCAAGAATGCTATAGCAAACGCATCAACTTTGGCTGAAGTGGAGCGGCTGAAGGGCTTGCTTCAGTCCGGTCAGATACCTGGCAGAGAACGCAGATCAGGCCCCACTGATGATGGTGAAGAGGAGATGGAAGAAGACACAGTCACAAATGGGTCCTGA